Proteins from a single region of Flavobacterium sp. K5-23:
- a CDS encoding histidine kinase: MSNQKVLTFVNIKEGLLSCLKITLVFTLVFSLIQGIYDLKGLLVVFCISALYSFGIGFGNGMINVLLDKKWDWLEQTNLRVYFGIIATVLYTIPVILGIDYLTFVVFNNLEFSEFFNERMIWIHLFYIILSLGVSTFMHARSFMLSWKKASNIEVIQHKIIAGTASAKFESLKNQIDPHFLFNSLNVLSSLIEENPDNAQRFTTSLSKIYRYVLEQKDKELVTVEEELAFAKTYMNLLKMRFENSLFYELPEEIDNLDAKVVPLSLQLLLENAVKHNIVSEQRPLHIRIFIEEDYLVVQNDYQKKEVLQDGQGVGLQNIISRYAILTDRKVRIEQDDKVFSVKIPILTKQISVMETTAKYNENNAYYRAKKRVEELKGFYGNLISYCIVIPILIFINLRYSPHFQWFWFSAGGWGFGLIMHAFKVFGYSSNWEERKIQEILKREDNNQSWK, translated from the coding sequence ATGAGTAATCAAAAGGTTCTGACATTTGTAAATATTAAAGAAGGATTACTGAGTTGTTTAAAAATCACTTTGGTTTTCACACTTGTTTTCTCTCTTATTCAAGGGATTTATGATCTAAAAGGCCTGTTGGTTGTTTTTTGTATAAGCGCATTATATTCTTTTGGAATTGGTTTTGGAAATGGAATGATCAATGTGTTGTTAGACAAAAAATGGGATTGGTTAGAACAAACTAATCTAAGGGTGTATTTTGGTATTATTGCGACAGTATTGTATACCATTCCAGTGATTTTGGGGATAGATTATCTCACTTTTGTAGTGTTTAATAACCTTGAATTTTCAGAGTTTTTTAATGAACGTATGATCTGGATACATCTTTTTTATATTATTTTATCATTAGGTGTTTCTACTTTTATGCATGCGAGAAGTTTTATGCTTAGTTGGAAAAAAGCTTCAAATATTGAGGTTATTCAACATAAAATTATTGCTGGAACAGCATCGGCAAAGTTTGAGAGTCTTAAGAATCAAATAGACCCCCATTTTTTGTTCAATAGTTTGAATGTTTTGAGTTCCTTAATTGAAGAAAATCCTGATAACGCACAACGGTTTACTACTTCGCTATCTAAAATTTATCGCTACGTATTAGAGCAAAAAGACAAAGAATTAGTTACTGTTGAAGAGGAATTGGCTTTCGCCAAAACGTATATGAACTTGCTTAAAATGCGATTCGAAAATAGTTTGTTTTACGAACTTCCTGAAGAAATAGATAATCTAGATGCTAAAGTAGTTCCGTTGTCATTACAACTATTACTAGAGAATGCTGTGAAACATAATATTGTTAGTGAACAAAGGCCCTTGCATATTCGCATTTTTATCGAAGAGGATTATTTAGTTGTTCAGAACGATTATCAAAAAAAAGAAGTGTTACAAGATGGTCAGGGTGTTGGACTCCAAAACATTATTAGTCGTTATGCCATTCTTACGGATAGAAAAGTAAGAATTGAGCAAGATGACAAAGTGTTTTCGGTCAAAATACCAATTTTAACTAAACAAATATCAGTAATGGAAACAACTGCAAAATATAATGAAAATAACGCTTATTATAGAGCAAAAAAAAGAGTGGAAGAATTGAAAGGGTTTTACGGGAACTTAATTTCTTATTGTATTGTAATCCCTATATTGATATTTATTAACCTTAGGTATTCTCCACACTTTCAGTGGTTTTGGTTTTCTGCTGGAGGATGGGGTTTTGGATTGATTATGCATGCATTCAAGGTTTTTGGATACAGTTCTAATTGGGAAGAAAGAAAAATTCAAGAGATTTTAAAAAGGGAAGATAATAACCAATCATGGAAATAA
- a CDS encoding COX15/CtaA family protein: MKKENKSVIIWLLSGCALLFVMVTVGGITRITNSGLSMTDWHLVTDTFPPLTEEKWNEAFEEYKKFPEYQKINIHNDFQLSDYKFIYFWEWFHRFIGRIIGLVFIIPFFYFLAKRKLDSSTVKKCLVLLGMGAFQGFLGWFMVRSGLINNPDVSHFRLALHLTFAFITFAYTLWVSLDLIYPERKNIIVPLRNIARIALIVLLIQIVYGGFVAGLNAGLIHNHWPLMSDGQFMHESIFLEQKNLALSLTEGKSGVQFVHRTLAYVVVALMIFLYFKSKKFTLDKMQSKGINLLLILVFVQFLLGVFTLLYGVPLWLGLAHQISAFFLLSAMTFTLHRLSK; this comes from the coding sequence ATGAAAAAAGAGAATAAATCGGTTATAATTTGGTTGCTATCAGGCTGTGCTTTGTTATTTGTAATGGTGACAGTAGGTGGAATTACAAGAATTACTAATTCCGGACTTTCAATGACGGATTGGCACTTGGTAACCGATACTTTTCCTCCACTAACTGAAGAGAAGTGGAATGAAGCATTTGAAGAGTACAAGAAATTCCCTGAGTATCAAAAAATCAATATTCATAATGATTTCCAACTTTCAGATTATAAATTCATTTATTTCTGGGAATGGTTTCACAGATTTATAGGTCGTATTATCGGCTTGGTTTTTATTATTCCATTCTTTTATTTTTTAGCCAAAAGAAAACTTGATTCTTCAACAGTCAAAAAATGTCTCGTTCTTTTGGGAATGGGCGCTTTTCAAGGTTTCTTAGGATGGTTTATGGTAAGAAGCGGTTTAATAAACAATCCTGATGTTAGCCATTTTAGACTTGCCTTGCATTTAACTTTTGCTTTCATCACTTTTGCTTATACTTTATGGGTATCCCTTGACTTGATTTACCCTGAAAGAAAAAACATAATTGTTCCATTAAGAAATATCGCAAGAATAGCTTTAATAGTTCTTCTTATACAAATCGTCTATGGAGGTTTCGTTGCAGGTTTAAACGCAGGTTTAATACACAATCACTGGCCTTTAATGAGTGATGGTCAATTTATGCACGAAAGTATCTTCCTGGAGCAAAAGAATCTCGCGTTGAGTTTAACCGAAGGTAAAAGTGGCGTTCAGTTTGTTCACCGCACACTGGCTTATGTTGTTGTCGCCTTAATGATTTTCCTTTATTTTAAAAGTAAAAAGTTCACATTAGACAAAATGCAATCAAAAGGAATTAATTTACTATTGATTTTAGTTTTTGTCCAGTTCCTTTTAGGAGTATTCACACTATTGTATGGTGTTCCTTTATGGTTAGGACTGGCACATCAAATTAGCGCATTCTTTTTATTATCTGCTATGACATTTACATTGCACCGTTTGTCAAAATAA
- a CDS encoding CDP-alcohol phosphatidyltransferase family protein codes for MSKLSEENKFLDLSDYGRPFAVPIANRLKNTRFTPIHITLLFGVSGLIAIYFILQKQYYFAGFFIILKSIIDAIDGELARAKNTPSYTGRYLDSVFDIILNFLFLMAICFVSNASFWLTLISFFCIQLQGTLYNYYYVILRNKTEGGDSTSKIFEYKTPKALAGESQKSVNILFFIYTLVYGVFDKIIHLLDSDAYKLKTFPNWFMTCISLFGLGFQLFLISLMLATGYIEYIVPFFIWYSILIFVFIGIRKCFFKP; via the coding sequence ATGTCTAAACTTTCCGAAGAAAATAAATTCCTGGATCTATCCGATTATGGAAGACCATTTGCTGTTCCAATTGCAAATCGATTAAAAAACACGCGATTTACCCCTATCCACATCACACTCCTTTTTGGGGTTTCTGGTCTAATAGCTATATATTTCATACTCCAAAAACAGTATTATTTCGCCGGATTTTTTATCATTTTAAAATCGATAATTGATGCTATTGATGGCGAACTTGCAAGGGCAAAAAACACGCCTTCTTACACTGGAAGATATCTCGATAGTGTGTTTGACATTATACTCAACTTTTTGTTTTTGATGGCAATCTGTTTTGTTTCTAACGCTTCATTTTGGCTGACTCTAATTTCTTTTTTCTGTATTCAGTTACAAGGAACTTTATACAATTATTACTATGTTATTTTAAGAAACAAAACCGAAGGTGGAGATTCAACAAGTAAAATATTCGAATACAAAACACCTAAAGCTTTAGCCGGAGAGAGTCAAAAATCAGTAAATATATTGTTCTTTATTTACACGCTTGTCTATGGCGTTTTTGACAAAATAATACATCTGCTAGATAGTGATGCTTATAAGCTAAAAACATTCCCGAATTGGTTTATGACCTGCATTTCATTATTCGGATTAGGTTTCCAGTTGTTCCTAATTTCACTTATGTTAGCAACTGGTTATATCGAATATATCGTACCGTTTTTTATATGGTATTCAATTCTTATTTTTGTTTTTATCGGAATTAGAAAATGCTTTTTCAAGCCTTAA
- a CDS encoding 2TM domain-containing protein encodes MGRYRNRINENYESGNDSPDARYDIAYKRVKRIKGFYVHLLVYALVNAFILLSVFNKSMIGDAVFWEWQTWNTVFFWGIGLVAHGLSVFGRDLFFGSDWEERKIQEFMDKDKNKKWE; translated from the coding sequence ATGGGAAGATATAGAAATAGAATAAATGAGAATTATGAGTCAGGAAATGATAGTCCTGATGCTCGTTATGATATAGCTTATAAGAGAGTAAAAAGAATTAAAGGGTTCTATGTTCATTTATTGGTTTATGCGTTAGTAAATGCGTTTATCCTGCTTTCTGTATTTAATAAAAGTATGATTGGCGATGCCGTTTTTTGGGAATGGCAAACCTGGAATACCGTTTTCTTTTGGGGAATTGGTTTAGTAGCTCACGGTTTATCTGTTTTTGGGAGAGATCTTTTTTTTGGATCAGATTGGGAAGAAAGGAAAATTCAAGAGTTTATGGATAAGGACAAAAATAAAAAATGGGAGTGA
- a CDS encoding 2TM domain-containing protein: MEIVMENKYENEDRYFKAKKQVEKIKGFYGNLIAYIAVNIGLLTINLLTSPDHLWFYWPLLGWGVGVFFHGMSVFNYMPFLGKDWEEQKIKEFMEKEKEHKGNWK, encoded by the coding sequence ATGGAAATAGTTATGGAAAATAAATATGAAAATGAAGATCGCTATTTTAAGGCTAAAAAGCAAGTAGAAAAAATCAAAGGGTTTTATGGTAATTTGATTGCCTACATAGCTGTTAATATTGGGCTTTTAACAATTAATTTGTTAACCTCTCCAGATCATTTATGGTTTTATTGGCCTTTGTTAGGATGGGGAGTTGGTGTGTTTTTTCACGGAATGAGTGTCTTTAATTATATGCCTTTTCTAGGTAAAGATTGGGAAGAACAGAAGATCAAAGAATTTATGGAGAAAGAAAAAGAACACAAAGGGAATTGGAAATAA
- a CDS encoding 2TM domain-containing protein gives MEIIMETTQESYEENEILEMARKKVKKLKGFYTHMLIYLIGVVLFVLKEYFGAPLNFFPVKYLSFMVMAIWSVAFFISAIDILITFQFFGKNWEERKIQRIMEKESKKQIWK, from the coding sequence ATGGAAATAATTATGGAAACAACTCAAGAAAGCTATGAAGAGAATGAGATTCTTGAAATGGCAAGAAAAAAAGTAAAGAAATTAAAAGGGTTTTATACACATATGCTTATCTATTTAATTGGAGTAGTGTTGTTTGTCCTAAAAGAATATTTTGGAGCTCCATTGAATTTTTTCCCTGTGAAGTATCTTAGTTTTATGGTAATGGCAATTTGGTCGGTTGCTTTTTTTATATCAGCAATTGACATTCTGATAACATTTCAGTTTTTTGGTAAAAATTGGGAAGAGAGAAAAATACAAAGAATAATGGAAAAGGAATCTAAAAAACAAATATGGAAATAG
- a CDS encoding LytTR family DNA-binding domain-containing protein has product MTTIIIEDEKPAARLLQRKLDKLNIEVGVMLHSVAESIEWFSNNEHPDLIFLDIQLSDGLSFEIFEKIDIKSAVIFTTAYDEYALRAFKLNSIDYLLKPIDEDDLAIAVTKYKDRLPKKETIKIDFDEIKKMLSNPFEKSYKKRFTVKFGQHLKVISTDEVECFYSENKGTYIHTKDNRNYLVESTLELLEQELDPDEFFRVSRKHLIPLVAIKEILIYSNSRLKVILPSYNVDEVIVSREKVSEFKKWIG; this is encoded by the coding sequence ATGACCACAATAATAATCGAAGACGAAAAACCAGCGGCAAGATTGTTGCAAAGAAAACTTGATAAGCTCAATATCGAAGTAGGAGTGATGCTTCATTCTGTTGCCGAATCCATCGAATGGTTTTCTAATAATGAACACCCTGATTTGATCTTTTTAGACATCCAATTATCGGACGGATTATCGTTTGAAATATTCGAAAAAATAGACATTAAAAGTGCTGTCATTTTCACTACGGCTTATGATGAATATGCTTTGCGTGCATTCAAATTAAATAGTATTGACTATCTTTTAAAACCCATTGACGAAGATGATTTAGCCATAGCCGTAACTAAATATAAAGACCGTTTACCAAAAAAGGAAACAATCAAAATAGATTTTGATGAAATAAAAAAAATGCTTTCAAATCCATTTGAGAAAAGTTATAAAAAGAGGTTCACAGTAAAATTTGGCCAACATTTAAAAGTGATTTCTACTGATGAAGTTGAGTGTTTTTATAGTGAAAATAAAGGGACTTATATTCATACAAAAGACAATAGAAATTACCTGGTAGAATCAACTTTGGAACTTTTAGAGCAAGAATTAGACCCTGATGAATTCTTCCGTGTGAGTAGAAAACACCTCATTCCGTTAGTGGCAATTAAAGAAATTTTGATCTACAGTAACTCTCGCCTTAAAGTGATTTTACCTTCTTATAATGTAGATGAGGTGATTGTAAGCAGGGAAAAAGTGTCCGAATTTAAAAAATGGATAGGCTAG